One window of the Entelurus aequoreus isolate RoL-2023_Sb linkage group LG18, RoL_Eaeq_v1.1, whole genome shotgun sequence genome contains the following:
- the emp1 gene encoding epithelial membrane protein 1, with protein MLMLAGIVVVHLTAIILLLVAAIDNAWWLTETVSTDLWGRWELVNSAWHYTNLKDFPEEYLQAVQATSVLACIFSILALLVFVAQLFTLPKGQRFTYTGVLQLLACLCIMIAASIYSAEFHQGEEGGFGHSYILAWISFVLTLLLAIAYLVLRKKSE; from the exons ATGTTGATGCTGGCTGGAATAGTTGTTGTGCATCTCACCGCCATTATCCTGCTCCTGGTGGCGGCCATTGATAAT gcctgGTGGTTGACTGAGACCGTGTCGACTGACCTGTGGGGAAGGTGGGAGCTGGTCAACTCGGCCTGGCATTACACCAATCTGAAGGACTTTCCCGAGG aaTACCTCCAGGCGGTGCAGGCCACTTCAGTGCTGGCGTGCATCTTCTCCATCCTGGCCCTGCTGGTGTTTGTGGCCCAGCTCTTCACTCTGCCCAAAGGCCAGCGCTTCACCTACACAGGAGTCTTACAGCTGCTGGCCT GTCTTTGTATAATGATAGCGGCCTCCATCTACAGCGCAGAGTTCCACCAGGGCGAAGAGGGAGGATTCGGACACTCCTACATCTTGGCCTGGATCTCCTTCGTCCTCACGCTGCTCCTCGCCATCGCCTATCTGGTCCTGCGGAAGAAGAGCGAGTAA